The nucleotide window GTGAAGAACCCGTCAAGAAAGAAGTTGTAGGTTTGCTGGTTTGTTTATGAATTCTACTGAGTATTTGACTTCCTCTGTTTTTGCTCTGCATTGCAATTTGAGCGTCATAATGGACTTTAATTTACTTTCTATTTTACAGCAATATCAGAAAAACTGCAGCCTGCTTGCTTGCTTACCAACATTACAGGGTCATCGTGACGCCTCACAGAGTCATTTGTGGAGCAGGCATGTGCAAACAATAGTTTCGAATTGGAACCACATTACAGCTCTATATTATTGTCTCATTTATGAAGCAGGCATGGttgattttgtttcatttatgaGATGCGTAAATGAGCAGTTGAGGTAAAGGAGGGGAAGATTGTCTCCATtgttaaagaagaagaaaatcatgGAAAATCCAAGTTGGAAAGGCTGTTGTCATGCCTGGGTTGATTGATGTGAAAGACCGGGGagggggggaaaaaaaaacggtatagccgcccggctatactatttctttaaaagaaattaaaaactcgGAAAACCTAGTATGGCCGCGCGGTTTTAGGATTGCcttaaaaaattgcaaaaaggggtatagccgcccggctatactatccCTTTACAGACCAATTAAAATAACGAGttactatttctttaaaaaatgggaaaaccaagtttaaaaattagaaatcccgcgtatagccgagcggcgatactatttctttaaaaaattgaaaaaaccgatatagccgaccggctgtaatatttcttttaaaacagAGTCTAGCCGCTCGACTTGAGCTCAAACAGTAGAATGTTGATTCGATCATCAGGCGGGATGTCCTCGTCTGAAGTACTCCCCAGAAATGAGCCAAGAGTCTTTCTCAGATGTCCGCGTCTGAAGTACTCACTGCAAGTTCTGTCATCCTGAGTTTATAAACAGAAAATGTGGTTTTGAGACATGTTtgcacaaatatatatacatggagATATCAGtacaagcttcttctttttattttcaaggaagagagagagagtggggtACTacctgcttcttctttttcaaggACTCTTCCAGTTTAGCAATTTTATCAGTACAAGCTTTCTCATGCTCAGATATCAgactcctttctttctttcctgaCATGACATCAACCCATCAGAAAATTTTGGAGTATTCGATCTCACTATAAGGAGGAGTAAAAGAGTTTATTGCTTACTCAGTTGTTTCATATCGTGTGCAGAGCCTTTCCTTCACTTCTTTATAGTTGGAAATGATGCCTGTCAAATAGAACAACAATGCTCAACAGAATCGATGGAAAATGAAGCCAAACTAAAGGAGCTACATGCATAAGTCATGTTTTGTGTGCAGGGTATAAAAAAGCAGGCTTCCTATCCATAAATCCGAAACCGAAAGTGTGCAGACAAATAAGCTAGTTGCTGATTAGGTAAATACCTATCTAATTGAATTTATGCTATTAATTACAAGTACAATCCACTTACACAGAAACGCTTTTATAGTATGAAGAGAAATCAGATGCAATCACAAGATTTGGAAACTATAAAGAACTGCCTTTCAAGGCCTGTAGATGGTTGGCttggtccttacaaaaatctGCACCAGTCCATAAGGCTGGTCAGAACAGAACGATAACCAAAAGCATTTGGTGTTACAGTTTAGATGGCAAATACAGCACATTAAAAATCAGGCAGCATTATGTTGTCTGGATGAAAGGGTGACAAGGCAGATGGATACCTAACCTAACTACTTTTTtcttagagaaaaaaagaacctAACCTCCAAATCTGGCAAAGGGTCGTATGTTTGTTCCTCTCTTGTGTTGAAAATGGCAATGCCTGTGATCCTCTGAACTCCAAGTTTAGCAACGAGGTTCTGCATTAGCAAAGAGCCAAGGAATTACTCGCACAAATGAAAATACCAGAGGCAAATTCTTTTAAACTAATAATCTCAATGTTATATTTTTGAAAGATGAATGGTCTTAAATCTGATGTGATGGAACATCTAATTAGGTAGTAGATGAGCAAATAATCTTACAACATCTAATTACTTAGTTTCTTCTCTCTGGAATATCAGTTTTTATAAAGTGCAGATAGAAACTATAGTGTGAGTTTAGGCAAAAAGGTCCAAACTAAGGCTGCAATTGGAGATGTTTTGGAGATGATcacttcaacaaaaatgttTAAACTGAGTCCATAATATGCTGTTGTAATTATATTCTCCTCAACCCTCGGCAAAACCTGTGCATGGATTTGAAATTCATAAATCAATTAGATAAGCAATTGAGATGCTAACAATTAGAAATGAGTTCAAATGTGTAATTCATGGTTTCCAACTTTTTCTGTCATCAATTAAACTTATATAATCCATCTGAGCTGATCTCAAAGTTCACAGAGCTTACGAGGTCtgttagaagaagaagaacattgAGGCCAGTTAAAGCAATagagaaatgaaacaaaaccaCCCAAATAAATAAGCCCAATAAGAAATACTTACGCATGCAACAGAGCAGGAGTCGTCCAAGGAGGAGatggaaagaaaggaaaagaggaaGGAGGACAGagggattggattggattggaagtATATATGCAAGACTCACAAACAAGACTCACAAATTTCGGAAGTATTAGCACAAActtgaaaataaaaggaaacgaaaacaaaggaaaaaccacattaattaacttcattTATTTGGgactcaaaatcaaaatcaccaaaatattCCTGCTCTAattcagaaaaacaaaatcccaaaCGAAATCGGAAAAGCAAAACTAGAAATTAATGCCCTGCTTATTAAAGATGCGTGCATTGGGGTCTAATAGTTTTTaatgataatttattatttaatcaaGACTGaatggaaaaaataatattgattAATATggtcataatatggttggtTATTCAATCAAGCCAAACCGCCTATATAACATGTAAGCAAGAAACGccgttctttctttctctcacaaTTCATCCTGCACCCAATCTCCAGTCGTTTTTTCTCTCACAACCGCAAAGCCAAACACCAAGCTCCACACACAGACATGGACAACGTCTGCGGAAAGGACCTTTTCTCGCCAGATATGGTCCCCCTCAACCATGATACGCCAATTCATGCTGACGGTGACACCCAAGCGGAGGACGACGGAGGAAAATtacttttgagtttgttgCTCCATTTTGGCATTATATTGATATATTTGTTATTATTCAactcatttgttgggttttcacATCAGCACTTTTTGATATTGGTATTTGACAATGTAACTGCAAACAGGTAGCAAGGCTGATCTTGATTATATTCCTTTCGGCTGGGGCCCTCCTGTTCCACCTGGTATGCTTTTCATTTTAGAgacacataaaaaataaaaaaaaataaaaaaaaaccaatagaTAGCCTCCTCCCTCCTCCCACCTTTTCCCAACTCCTTTCCTCCCCTAACACACTCCGGCATTTTCATTCAACACTTGCATATGCTGCTTCTCTATGTTTCATCATAGCTTtcatttttcctcttcttaaTTATGACGTAATATCTATATATTTGTGCACAGgtgaatgtttgttttgtttaaaggTGGATGAGCATCCTCCTTCAGTCTGCCCTTACAGGAAACGTGTCCCAAAGAATGCAACAGTTGGCAGTGGTGGCGATATAGTTTGTTCGGTTTGTCATAGGTTCTTTCGAGGCAGCTGTTGTGGCCAAGATGAAGCATATGCATCTTTCAAGGTGTGTTGTATTTGTGGGAAGATTGGTGACCACTGGTCTACAGTGTGCCCAAGTCCACTCCGCCAGGAGAAAgatatttcttttaataatgacCTTCATAGCTATTATCCGGTTAATAAAGAAAGTTTGGCCCCTCAATAAGGTCTGAGGTTTGCTTTGTTTTCGGGTTTGTGAGAACTTTTGTCAATTGAAATAGTAGAGAACGGAGAGTTTCTGGGACTCTAAATTCaaagcaaatttttttaaaaacattataTGTTAATTACTATGTAACGAATATGTATAAGCTCTAATAATGAGCAAGAGATTTATGTTTGCAGATTTTCTTTTGCTCgtgatttaagaaaaaatacaacatttTTCACATCATCTCATAGTTGCTAACATAATTATTGGATTACCATCACCTATTGCAATGGCTAATATACGTAATATGTTCCCATTCAATAATGTATGTACttatgaaatcaaattatCCGCTCTAGTCAACTTTGTTAAGCCCGTATCTGCATGTGCATTGCCGTCCAATTTAGATTGTCTTCCTCTTCaataagagaaatttttttaaatgtgacatgttttttatttttcgacAACGACAatgtattataaaatataaatggtccatgaaatttgaatttatgactttttaaaacaaaactttGACAATGTGCTTTAATCTAAGGTATATCATTACCATCATTTCCAATACTTGACACATGTCCATATGTATAACCATAATTAATAAACACGTGTTAAATATTAAGAGATACAGAGAAAACAAATTAGCAAAAATATTTCCGTAAAAGTGGTGTGTCATGCGTATTTTGACCACCTGCATAAATGAGTCCAGCTGAAATACGACCAAACAATAGTCTTTGATGTGCTATCGGCAACTGGGCTATAACAAACCAAATTGAGTACACGGACAATTGTCCCAGCCCAAATAGTGTGAACCTTTGAGAGAATCTAGGTTACCTTTATTTGCTGGGGCGGCGGCCGggttgtttcaatttttttttttcaccttttggggctctttttaatttttatttattatatttttttttttggaaatgtTATTCACCatgaagtaaaaaaaatagtggGTGTTTCAGAAGCGCGTGCGTTTCTGTGAGTGTGTTTTGCCTCTTGAGTTCAACAACGTTATAACGTGATGTGATTAAAACATCTGAGACCCTTTATCTTCTTCTGTCTGACTgcgtttgtttttgtttgtcgAGGTTTTAGACtttgaagagaaaagagaggttCTGTGGGATTTCGAAGAAGCATGGCTTCAACGGCTTTATTGGTTGTCGTGTTTGTATCTGATCTGATTGCTTTTGCCcttgctgttgctgctgaGCAACGAAGGTCCAGTGTAAGTCTCTCTCTTGGAATTATTTCATATGGTTCAATATttagaaattataaactattcatgttttttttttaaatcttcgTTGCaaattttccatattttttgttatcagATTTAGGGGCTTATTGCAGCCACACTTTGACTTTGGCCTTCAGACATAGAAAATAGTTGTCTTATTGCTATATTCATTGTCTGTCGATggatagtgaaaaatttgcgGGAAACATGAAACAGAGatttttaaccaaaatatGAAATGTGGTTAGGCGAGTTGGCTAGGGTAATATGCCCGCACCTTCGCAAGTTGCATACGAGTTCAAATCTCCCTCCCTATAGATTAAAGTAGTGTAAAATATTGCtttgtgaaaatgatattaaaTTTGTTGGTGAGGAGGAAATGATTTTGCTTTGGAGATGGATTCCGGTGCAGACTTGCAATGGCTAATTAGTGTTTGATTAGAGGGTATGGTCTGAATCTGGGTAATTTTCAAACTGGAGAAATCCATCAAACCGTAGGCTACGGAGGGAAATGTAGAAATTGCTTGTAAGTGTATACAGCTGTGATTTAGTTTATTAGAATGTGAATTTTCTAATAAACTAAATCAGCATAGCATGGATAGATATCAAAGAataagatgagagagagagggtagACTTGAAAGCTGACTATGAATCTTAAGTTGGGATTCGTAAAAGCCAAAGAAAGGAGATAAATCTCATAAGATGTGTGCATCCTCAGCGTTCTACAAGAATTGCAGTGAGGGATAGTTCACTTCTAAAGTTCCAGTATGGCGTAAACACGAACTAGGAGGAAACACATTCTAATAGTTTAAATTGTTCGCATCAAACTGGTTTCTCCTACAATTGGAACATTGTTAGTTGAAGTAATTGAGTAACTTCAGTCTAACTGGAGCGCATGTGAGATTTCCTATGCGTGGTCGGGTCGTAATTCATCTATTATTCTCCCTTGCAGGCCAAGATTCAAACTCTAGCAAATTCCAGCTATTGTGTATATGATTCTGACATTGCAACTGGCTTAGGTGCGGGGTCGTTTCTGTTCCTGTTGGCAAGTCAAGTTCTTATAATGGGGGTAAGTCGATGCTTGTGCTGTGGAAAGGCTTTGAGACCCAGCGGTTCTAGGTCATGGGCAATCATGCTCTTCATCACCTGCTGGTATGTGCACTTATAATTTGGTCATGCTCAGAAATTATATTGGTTAATAATCTCTAGACTTTCACAAGCTCATAACCGGACGATTAATCTTAACCCTGCTTACTGGCATCACATTGAAACTTCAGGGTGTTTTTTCTTATTGCTGAGGCATGCCTTCTTGCGGGTTCAGTGAGAAACGCGTACCACACCAAGTATAGGACTGTGTTTACGAACGGAAAACTATCGTGTGAGACATTGAGGAAAGGAATCTTTGGGGCTGGGGCTGCCTTTGTCGTCTTCACGGGGATATTCTCCGAGCTTTATTATGTTAGCTATTCCAGGGCTAACGAACTGGAGACTCCCTATAGCCGAGACACTGGCGTGAGGATGCAGAACCTTTAAAAACCAAGTTGAGGGAAGTGAGAGTGATCTTCTATTGTCAGATGTAGTTGGTTGATTAGCAACTGTAGTGCTCATCTTATGATGTATGTACTTGACTTAACAGAACGCATTATGATTGATTATTTATGATTTATGTATGATATGGAGTTTAATTGGATGAGGATTTTACGCTATAATTAATGTCTGGCATCGGACTATTTTGTCCTAACTATCACTGGACTGGTGCTTTTGGAGCCATCCATCAATGACAATTTGCTTCAGAATTCTATTTGTATTCAAACTAATGGCTGTTTTTTTTAACCCTTTGATCTGAGATAAACCTACGTTTGAAGCATCTGTCTCAGAATTGTGGCCCCAACATGCACATGGTAGTCTCTAGAACTAGAGTGAGAAGATGAGAAGAGGAGGACCCTTTTGCAATGTGATCAAAGAAAGAGCTTTTTGAAGGATCAAATAATATGAAACAGATTCACACATTTTCCAGCATACTGTCCTGTAAGAACATCAAAAATAATGTTTGGAAAATTACTTTACAACCACAATTTTCTGTCGGGACTTGAAGCAAAGCATGATTCTGAACCAGTGATCATAAAATATGGGCAAACAAATCCATGTAATCTAATTCAGATATCCAAATATACATTACATATATATCCACAAGAATCTTCCATCTCATTCTCTTCTGTCTGTCTGTCAGCCCTGCTGTAGGAGACCCCATTTCCCTATCACAAAGCACTCACTTATAGATTACATGGATATCCACAAGAATCTTCCATCTCATTCTCTTCTGTCTGTCTGTCAGCCCTGCTGTAGGAGACCCCATTTCCCTATCACAAAGCACTCACTTACACTCTATCAATTTTCATTCATATTGTAATGACGAACAAACTCAGGAAACCTACTTTTACATACATAAAAATGGCACCTTCCATCAAGTTAATGGAAATGAAAGAGCCCTGGAAAGAGTTACAAATTAATGGACATCTTAATTCTTAAGAAGAAAaacctataaataaataaaaagaagaaaaaaagacagcTTCAAACAGTCTACATCTCTCTGCATAAATCTCATAACTAGCAGAAATTATTTATCACCTGGTCAAGTAGAAACTGTGACAAACTGACAATGACattaagagaagaaagagactGTTTCCCCTGCCTCAT belongs to Prunus persica cultivar Lovell chromosome G4, Prunus_persica_NCBIv2, whole genome shotgun sequence and includes:
- the LOC18781028 gene encoding uncharacterized protein LOC18781028 translates to MASTALLVVVFVSDLIAFALAVAAEQRRSSAKIQTLANSSYCVYDSDIATGLGAGSFLFLLASQVLIMGVSRCLCCGKALRPSGSRSWAIMLFITCWVFFLIAEACLLAGSVRNAYHTKYRTVFTNGKLSCETLRKGIFGAGAAFVVFTGIFSELYYVSYSRANELETPYSRDTGVRMQNL